A DNA window from Xyrauchen texanus isolate HMW12.3.18 chromosome 6, RBS_HiC_50CHRs, whole genome shotgun sequence contains the following coding sequences:
- the LOC127645274 gene encoding guanylate-binding protein 1-like isoform X1: protein MSKATTMPRPMCLVENVNGSLCVCKDTIEFLSRINEPVVVVSVVGLYRTGKSYLMNRLARQQSGFALGNTIESKTKGIWMWCVPHPLIEGQTLVLLDTEGLGDVNKGDSKNDGWIFCLAVLLSSTLVYNSRGTIDNNALEQLHYVTELAEQIKIRSPSEAAEEEEGDSQFVRFFPSFVWVVRDFTLDLEIDRKKVSEDEYLDFALQLKKGVSKKISDYNLPRQCIRNYFPTRKCFVFPSPTSPEKMTRLETLQEQDLLPEFLEVTGHFCDYMFVKSAVKTLKGGHRVTGRRLGHLVQNYVDTISSGRVPCLDNAVVALANLENQAAVQEALKIYQSGMEEVKSKFPVNVTDLTAEHQKFSSLATSEFMKCSFKDDKGEYLGNLMEAIDTNYIDLIDKNEKTSEKKCGDLLKNLFSEMSEQMQNGLYSQPGGYELYCRDRDAAVAEYRSEPNKGVRAEAVLNEFLKERGAEANSILLTDKKLTENDRKIQEEKEKAALMEQRCKEEEEKRIESERIMEVEKERQEDRMRQMEEKFSFEMQQQQQEMDRALESKLKEQEELLNKGFKEKAGFLDEEIRNLKAEQKESSSGGFFKGVLMPLISTAAQLIPSFLTHRVMMKGLK from the exons ATGTCCAAAGCCACAACAATGCCACGGCCCATGTGTTTGGTGGAGAATGTGAATGGATCGCTCTGCGTCTGTAAAGACACCATTGAGTTCCTGAGTAGGATCAATGAGCCGGTGGTGGTGGTGTCTGTGGTGGGACTCTACCGTACAGGGAAATCATACCTTATGAATCGTTTGGCAAGACAACAGTCAG GCTTTGCTCTCGGAAACACTATTGAGTCAAAGACCAAAGGCATTTGGATGTGGTGTGTGCCTCACCCCTTAATAGAAGGACAAACTCTGGTGCTGCTGGACACAGAAGGACTGGGTGATGTGAACAAG GGAGACTCCAAGAATGACGGATGGATCTTCTGTCTGGCTGTTTTGCTTAGCAGCACTCTGGTGTACAACAGTCGTGGCACCATTGATAACAATGCACTGGAACAGCTGCA CTACGTTACTGAACTTGCTGAGCAGATCAAGATCAGATCTCCATCAGAAGCAGCAGAAGAGGAGGAAGGGGATTCTCAGTTTGTGCGCTTTTTTCCATCATTTGTCTGGGTCGTGAGAGATTTCACCTTGGATTTGgaaatagatagaaagaaagtaTCAGAGGACGAGTACCTTGACTTTGCCCTCCAGCTGAAGAAAG GTGTAAGTAAGAAAATCAGTGACTACAACCTGCCCAGACAATGCATCCGTAATTATTTCCCTACCCGGAAGTGTTTCGTTTTCCCATCTCCAACCTCACCAGAAAAAATGACACGCTTAGAAACTCTACAAGAACAGGACCTACTGCCAGAATTTCTTGAGGTCACAGGCCATTTCTGTGACTACATGTTTGTCAAGAGTGCTGTGAAAACACTGAAAGGAGGACACAGAGTTACTGGAAGAA GACTGGGTCATTTGGTTCAGAATTATGTGGATACAATCAGCAGTGGTCGTGTGCCCTGTCTGGACAATGCCGTGGTTGCTCTGGCAAATCTAGAGAACCAGGCTGCTGTTCAAGAAGCCTTAAAAATATATCAGAGTGGGATGGAAGAG GTGAAGAGTAAGTTCCCAGTAAATGTGACTGATCTTACTGCGGAGCACCAGAAGTTTAGCAGTTTGGCCACCTCGGAGTTCatgaaatgttcctttaaagaTGATAAAGGAGAGTACCTTGGAAATCTGATG GAAGCCATAGATACGAACTATATCGACCTGATAGACAAGAATGAAAAGACATCAGAGAAAAAGTGTGGAGACCTGCTGAAGAATTTGTTCTCTGAGATGAGTGAACAGATGCAGAATGGATTGTACAGTCAGCCTGGAGGATACGAACTTTACTGCAGGGACCGAGACGCCGCCGTTGCAGAATACCGCAGTGAGCCCAACAAAGGAGTCAGG GCGGAGGCCGTGCTGAATGAGTTTTTGAAGGAGCGGGGAGCTGAAGCAAACAGCATCCTTCTCACTGATAAAAAACTCACTGAAAATGACAGAAAGATTCAAG AGGAAAAAGAAAAGGCAGCTCTGATGGAACAGCGGTGTAAAGAAGAGGAAGAGAAACGAATTGAGAGTGAACGAATAATGGAGGTGGAGAAGGAGCGGCAGGAGGACAGAATGAGGCAGATGGAGGAGAAGTTTAGCTTTGAgatgcagcagcaacagcaggagATGGACCGAGCTCTGGAGAGCAAACTGAAGGAGCAGGAAGAGCTGCTAAACAAAGGCTTTAAGGAGAAAGCTGGTTTTCTTGATGAAGAGATCAGGAATCTTAAAGCGGAACAGAAAGAGAGCAGTTCTGGTGGCTTTTTTAAGGGAGTTTTAATGCCTCTTATCAGCACTGCAGCACAATTGATTCCCAGCTTTCTCACTCACAGAGTGATGATGAAGGGACTAAAATAA
- the LOC127645274 gene encoding guanylate-binding protein 3-like isoform X2, translating into MSKATTMPRPMCLVENVNGSLCVCKDTIEFLSRINEPVVVVSVVGLYRTGKSYLMNRLARQQSGFALGNTIESKTKGIWMWCVPHPLIEGQTLVLLDTEGLGDVNKGDSKNDGWIFCLAVLLSSTLVYNSRGTIDNNALEQLHYVTELAEQIKIRSPSEAAEEEEGDSQFVRFFPSFVWVVRDFTLDLEIDRKKVSEDEYLDFALQLKKGLGHLVQNYVDTISSGRVPCLDNAVVALANLENQAAVQEALKIYQSGMEEVKSKFPVNVTDLTAEHQKFSSLATSEFMKCSFKDDKGEYLGNLMEAIDTNYIDLIDKNEKTSEKKCGDLLKNLFSEMSEQMQNGLYSQPGGYELYCRDRDAAVAEYRSEPNKGVRAEAVLNEFLKERGAEANSILLTDKKLTENDRKIQEEKEKAALMEQRCKEEEEKRIESERIMEVEKERQEDRMRQMEEKFSFEMQQQQQEMDRALESKLKEQEELLNKGFKEKAGFLDEEIRNLKAEQKESSSGGFFKGVLMPLISTAAQLIPSFLTHRVMMKGLK; encoded by the exons ATGTCCAAAGCCACAACAATGCCACGGCCCATGTGTTTGGTGGAGAATGTGAATGGATCGCTCTGCGTCTGTAAAGACACCATTGAGTTCCTGAGTAGGATCAATGAGCCGGTGGTGGTGGTGTCTGTGGTGGGACTCTACCGTACAGGGAAATCATACCTTATGAATCGTTTGGCAAGACAACAGTCAG GCTTTGCTCTCGGAAACACTATTGAGTCAAAGACCAAAGGCATTTGGATGTGGTGTGTGCCTCACCCCTTAATAGAAGGACAAACTCTGGTGCTGCTGGACACAGAAGGACTGGGTGATGTGAACAAG GGAGACTCCAAGAATGACGGATGGATCTTCTGTCTGGCTGTTTTGCTTAGCAGCACTCTGGTGTACAACAGTCGTGGCACCATTGATAACAATGCACTGGAACAGCTGCA CTACGTTACTGAACTTGCTGAGCAGATCAAGATCAGATCTCCATCAGAAGCAGCAGAAGAGGAGGAAGGGGATTCTCAGTTTGTGCGCTTTTTTCCATCATTTGTCTGGGTCGTGAGAGATTTCACCTTGGATTTGgaaatagatagaaagaaagtaTCAGAGGACGAGTACCTTGACTTTGCCCTCCAGCTGAAGAAAG GACTGGGTCATTTGGTTCAGAATTATGTGGATACAATCAGCAGTGGTCGTGTGCCCTGTCTGGACAATGCCGTGGTTGCTCTGGCAAATCTAGAGAACCAGGCTGCTGTTCAAGAAGCCTTAAAAATATATCAGAGTGGGATGGAAGAG GTGAAGAGTAAGTTCCCAGTAAATGTGACTGATCTTACTGCGGAGCACCAGAAGTTTAGCAGTTTGGCCACCTCGGAGTTCatgaaatgttcctttaaagaTGATAAAGGAGAGTACCTTGGAAATCTGATG GAAGCCATAGATACGAACTATATCGACCTGATAGACAAGAATGAAAAGACATCAGAGAAAAAGTGTGGAGACCTGCTGAAGAATTTGTTCTCTGAGATGAGTGAACAGATGCAGAATGGATTGTACAGTCAGCCTGGAGGATACGAACTTTACTGCAGGGACCGAGACGCCGCCGTTGCAGAATACCGCAGTGAGCCCAACAAAGGAGTCAGG GCGGAGGCCGTGCTGAATGAGTTTTTGAAGGAGCGGGGAGCTGAAGCAAACAGCATCCTTCTCACTGATAAAAAACTCACTGAAAATGACAGAAAGATTCAAG AGGAAAAAGAAAAGGCAGCTCTGATGGAACAGCGGTGTAAAGAAGAGGAAGAGAAACGAATTGAGAGTGAACGAATAATGGAGGTGGAGAAGGAGCGGCAGGAGGACAGAATGAGGCAGATGGAGGAGAAGTTTAGCTTTGAgatgcagcagcaacagcaggagATGGACCGAGCTCTGGAGAGCAAACTGAAGGAGCAGGAAGAGCTGCTAAACAAAGGCTTTAAGGAGAAAGCTGGTTTTCTTGATGAAGAGATCAGGAATCTTAAAGCGGAACAGAAAGAGAGCAGTTCTGGTGGCTTTTTTAAGGGAGTTTTAATGCCTCTTATCAGCACTGCAGCACAATTGATTCCCAGCTTTCTCACTCACAGAGTGATGATGAAGGGACTAAAATAA